The following proteins come from a genomic window of Streptomyces liliiviolaceus:
- a CDS encoding DUF742 domain-containing protein, translating to MTPPTASHDPYAHSYEDEGDQPLVRPYAMTGGRTRPRYQLAIEALISTTADPAALMGLLPEHQRICHLCREVKSVAEVSALLSMPLGVARILVADLAEAGLVAIHQPGGDESNGGAPAVTLLERVLSGLRKL from the coding sequence ATGACCCCGCCCACCGCTTCTCATGATCCGTACGCTCATTCGTACGAGGATGAGGGCGACCAGCCGCTGGTACGTCCGTACGCGATGACCGGCGGCCGGACCCGGCCGCGCTACCAGCTCGCCATAGAGGCACTGATCAGCACCACGGCCGATCCGGCAGCGCTCATGGGGCTGCTCCCCGAGCACCAGCGGATCTGCCACCTCTGCCGTGAAGTCAAGTCGGTGGCCGAGGTCTCGGCTCTGCTCTCCATGCCCCTGGGCGTGGCACGGATTCTTGTCGCGGACCTCGCGGAGGCCGGACTCGTCGCGATCCACCAGCCGGGTGGCGACGAGAGCAACGGTGGCGCCCCGGCCGTGACACTGCTCGAAAGGGTGCTCAGTGGACTTCGCAAGCTCTGA
- a CDS encoding sensor histidine kinase, which translates to MRRSKNGPEPSARGNFTPPPRGAAPAHVPGSEPTAAPPPSGGRLSPRNWRVPTRLNAILLIPVVVGLVMGGFQVKSSIDTWQEAEDAENTARLVRAALTYGDKLYSERDITAAPLLEGKGEKDATVVKARQETDAAAVAFNEAAKNMPAKAGLERRLGIFRKQEPKLAALRAAAYTSKLKGVQTEEGYVEIQHPLMEFANELGLGTGNITSYGRTVYAISLSKAALSLQRSIGTHLLIKPGPSDDSLAKQRVALTSYAYLEGIAVEEYIGGGTDSDAAKLEQAKKQIQTDGAAQAKAAAEAAAAKGQTYVPPPSGETDMVSGIGTLATTDASARVALANKGITAQNWWAVNTAKYNAYRTIEADLGDKAVSEASTIASDAKRDAFITGAAVVIALLAAFILAGMVARQMSRSMRQLRNAAFGVAEQRLPMLVDQLSRTDPGRVDTRVQPIPINTTDEIGEVARAFDQVHREAVRLAAEQALLRGNINAIFTNLSRRNQSLIEGQLTLITDLENNEADPDQLENLFRLDHLATRMRRNGENLLVLAGEEPGRRWDQPVPLVDVLRAASSEVEQYERIELSGVPEAEIHGRAVTDLVHLLAELLENATTFSSPQTKVRVTATRLPDGRVMVEIHDKGIGLTAEDFADINHKLANPPTVDAAISQRMGLFVVGRLSDRHGIRVQLRPSGEQAGTTSLVMLPDAITHGGGGDYQVQRDDFTVSQIIPEPEQQQPPFGGEEFQSAQPALRTAAELGFDDSRYTTPEVPDDIRELDPVGRSLMREERRAALEAQTHGPDGEAPSFQGEFDPQQAYDNGGQGYENGGPAFDDSAAAYTETPAYTDAPAYDQQTSYEGQQQTSYDEAYFPQVPQAGGYQEGAYAEPGQDEHQQDPAAGSDAFPPFQEQPYQDDWPQQDAYQNGFPAEYAPQAESSQTAEAAEQDSVGFDAPGPVPSSAPELTDAGLPRRGTTDAGLPRRGATAVGKQSVGQESPAPFANNDSNGSGGNGTGGKGDWRSNNDQMWHRAEALKQPKAGGVTSSGLPRRVPKANLVEGTAESTPQGGPQVSRAPEDVRGRLSNLRRGVQRGRDATSETNGQATRNQHGGPDSTYNQER; encoded by the coding sequence GTGAGGCGAAGCAAGAACGGTCCCGAGCCGTCGGCACGGGGCAACTTCACCCCGCCGCCGCGCGGAGCGGCACCCGCACATGTGCCCGGCTCGGAGCCGACGGCCGCACCCCCGCCCAGCGGTGGCCGCCTGTCTCCGCGTAACTGGCGCGTACCGACCAGACTGAATGCCATTCTGCTCATACCCGTGGTGGTCGGCCTCGTCATGGGCGGCTTCCAGGTGAAGAGCTCGATCGACACCTGGCAGGAGGCCGAGGACGCGGAGAACACCGCGCGTCTGGTCCGCGCCGCCCTGACCTACGGCGACAAGCTCTACTCCGAGCGTGACATCACCGCCGCCCCCCTCCTGGAGGGCAAGGGCGAGAAGGACGCGACGGTCGTCAAGGCCCGCCAGGAGACGGACGCCGCGGCGGTCGCCTTCAACGAGGCCGCTAAGAACATGCCGGCCAAGGCCGGACTCGAACGCCGCCTCGGGATCTTCCGCAAACAGGAGCCCAAGCTCGCCGCCCTGCGCGCGGCCGCGTACACCTCGAAACTCAAGGGCGTACAGACCGAAGAGGGTTACGTCGAGATCCAGCACCCGCTGATGGAGTTCGCCAACGAACTCGGTCTGGGTACCGGAAACATCACCAGCTACGGCCGTACGGTCTACGCGATCTCCCTCTCCAAGGCCGCTCTCTCGCTCCAGCGCTCCATCGGCACCCATCTGCTGATCAAGCCGGGGCCCTCCGACGACAGCCTGGCCAAGCAGCGCGTCGCCCTCACCTCGTACGCCTACCTCGAAGGCATCGCCGTCGAGGAGTACATCGGCGGTGGTACGGACAGCGACGCCGCCAAGCTGGAGCAGGCCAAGAAGCAGATCCAGACCGACGGCGCGGCCCAGGCGAAGGCGGCCGCGGAGGCCGCCGCGGCCAAGGGGCAGACCTATGTCCCGCCGCCGTCCGGCGAGACCGACATGGTCAGCGGTATCGGCACCCTCGCGACGACCGACGCCAGTGCCCGGGTCGCGCTCGCGAACAAGGGCATCACCGCCCAGAACTGGTGGGCGGTCAACACCGCCAAGTACAACGCCTACCGCACCATCGAGGCCGACCTCGGCGACAAGGCCGTGTCCGAGGCCTCGACCATCGCCTCCGACGCCAAGCGCGACGCCTTCATCACCGGTGCCGCGGTCGTCATCGCCCTGCTCGCCGCGTTCATCCTGGCCGGCATGGTGGCCCGCCAGATGAGCCGCTCGATGCGCCAGCTGCGCAACGCCGCCTTCGGGGTGGCCGAGCAGCGCCTGCCGATGCTGGTCGACCAGCTCTCGCGCACCGACCCGGGCCGGGTCGACACCCGGGTCCAGCCCATCCCGATCAACACCACGGACGAGATCGGCGAGGTCGCCCGCGCCTTCGACCAGGTCCACCGCGAGGCCGTACGACTCGCCGCCGAGCAGGCCCTCCTGCGGGGCAACATCAACGCGATCTTCACCAACCTGTCGCGCCGCAACCAGTCACTGATCGAGGGCCAGCTGACCCTCATCACCGACCTGGAGAACAACGAGGCCGACCCGGACCAGCTGGAGAACCTCTTCCGTCTGGACCACCTGGCCACCCGTATGCGCCGCAACGGCGAGAACCTCCTGGTCCTCGCCGGCGAGGAGCCGGGCCGCCGCTGGGACCAGCCGGTCCCGCTGGTCGACGTGCTGCGCGCCGCCTCCTCCGAGGTGGAGCAGTACGAGCGCATCGAGCTGTCGGGGGTCCCGGAGGCCGAGATCCACGGCCGCGCCGTGACCGACCTCGTACACCTGCTCGCCGAGCTGCTGGAGAACGCCACGACGTTCTCCTCCCCGCAGACCAAGGTCCGCGTCACCGCGACCCGCCTGCCGGACGGCCGCGTCATGGTCGAGATCCACGACAAGGGCATCGGCCTCACCGCCGAGGACTTCGCGGACATCAACCACAAGCTGGCCAACCCGCCGACCGTGGACGCCGCGATCTCGCAGCGCATGGGCCTCTTCGTGGTCGGCCGGCTGTCCGACCGGCACGGCATCCGCGTCCAGCTGCGCCCCTCGGGCGAGCAGGCCGGCACGACCTCGCTCGTCATGCTCCCCGACGCCATCACCCACGGTGGCGGCGGCGACTACCAGGTGCAGCGCGACGACTTCACGGTCTCGCAGATCATCCCGGAGCCGGAGCAGCAGCAGCCGCCCTTCGGTGGCGAGGAGTTCCAGAGCGCCCAGCCGGCCCTGCGCACGGCCGCCGAACTGGGCTTCGACGACAGCCGCTACACCACCCCCGAGGTCCCGGACGACATACGCGAGCTGGACCCGGTGGGCCGCTCGCTCATGCGCGAGGAGCGCCGGGCGGCGCTGGAGGCCCAGACGCACGGCCCCGACGGCGAGGCCCCGTCCTTCCAGGGCGAGTTCGACCCGCAGCAGGCCTACGACAACGGTGGCCAGGGGTACGAGAACGGCGGACCCGCGTTCGACGACTCGGCGGCCGCGTACACCGAGACGCCCGCGTACACCGACGCTCCCGCCTACGACCAGCAGACGTCGTACGAGGGACAGCAGCAGACGTCGTACGACGAGGCGTACTTCCCGCAGGTCCCGCAGGCCGGCGGGTACCAGGAAGGCGCCTACGCGGAGCCGGGCCAGGACGAGCACCAGCAGGACCCGGCCGCCGGGTCGGACGCGTTCCCGCCCTTCCAGGAGCAGCCCTACCAGGACGACTGGCCGCAGCAGGACGCGTACCAGAACGGCTTCCCCGCCGAGTACGCTCCCCAGGCGGAGTCCTCGCAGACCGCTGAGGCGGCCGAGCAGGACAGCGTAGGCTTCGATGCTCCGGGACCGGTCCCCTCCAGCGCCCCCGAGCTCACCGACGCCGGACTTCCGCGCCGCGGAACCACCGACGCCGGACTTCCCCGCCGTGGAGCCACCGCGGTCGGCAAGCAGTCCGTGGGCCAGGAGTCGCCGGCTCCCTTCGCGAACAACGACAGCAACGGCAGCGGCGGCAACGGCACCGGCGGCAAGGGCGACTGGCGGTCGAACAACGACCAGATGTGGCACCGGGCCGAAGCGCTGAAGCAGCCCAAGGCGGGCGGGGTCACCTCCTCCGGTCTGCCGCGGCGGGTTCCCAAGGCCAATCTGGTCGAGGGCACCGCGGAATCGACCCCACAGGGCGGCCCCCAGGTCTCCCGCGCTCCCGAGGACGTCCGGGGCAGGCTGAGCAACCTGCGACGCGGCGTGCAGCGGGGCCGTGATGCAACCAGTGAAACGAACGGTCAGGCCACCAGGAACCAGCACGGTGGCCCTGACAGCACCTACAACCAGGAGCGTTAG
- a CDS encoding DUF742 domain-containing protein: MATPPGGSSSGNWSYGPGQGQGGDGSPNRYNFPSAPSPRRQQPYSPQGPGPSPYDQPPAPRIQPVQPQRRSPEPSPAGSASNPLVRPYAMTGGRTRPRYQLAIEALVHTTAQPHQMQGQLPEHQRICNLCREIKSVAEISALLTIPLGVARILVADLAEAGLVAIHQPGGDENAGGQPDVTLLERVLSGLRKL; the protein is encoded by the coding sequence GTGGCAACACCCCCAGGCGGTTCGTCTTCGGGCAACTGGTCCTACGGCCCCGGCCAGGGCCAGGGCGGCGACGGTTCGCCGAACCGGTACAACTTTCCCTCCGCGCCGAGCCCCCGACGCCAGCAGCCCTACTCCCCTCAGGGTCCGGGCCCCTCTCCTTACGACCAGCCGCCGGCACCGCGCATCCAGCCCGTGCAGCCGCAGCGGCGCTCGCCCGAACCGTCTCCCGCGGGGAGCGCCAGCAATCCGCTGGTCCGCCCCTACGCGATGACGGGCGGCCGTACCAGGCCGCGATACCAGCTCGCCATCGAGGCGCTGGTGCACACCACAGCGCAGCCGCACCAGATGCAGGGGCAGTTGCCCGAGCATCAGCGCATCTGCAACCTCTGCCGGGAGATCAAATCGGTGGCCGAGATCTCGGCCCTGCTGACGATTCCTCTCGGTGTGGCCAGGATCCTCGTCGCCGACTTGGCGGAGGCGGGCCTGGTCGCCATTCATCAGCCCGGCGGCGACGAGAACGCCGGCGGTCAGCCAGACGTGACTTTGCTCGAAAGGGTGCTCAGTGGACTTCGCAAGCTCTAG
- a CDS encoding GTP-binding protein has product MDFASSDGGRATTSAKIVVAGGFGVGKTTFVGAVSEINPLRTEAVMTSASAGIDDLTHTGDKTTTTVAMDFGRITLDQDLILYLFGTPGQDRFWFMWDDLVRGAIGAVVLVDTRRLADCFPAVDYFENSGLPFVIALNGFDGHQPYTPEEVREALQIGPDAPIITTDARHRSDAKSALITLVEHALMARLR; this is encoded by the coding sequence GTGGACTTCGCAAGCTCTGACGGAGGGCGGGCGACCACCTCCGCGAAGATCGTAGTGGCGGGTGGTTTCGGCGTCGGCAAGACCACGTTCGTGGGTGCCGTCTCCGAGATCAACCCGCTGCGTACCGAGGCCGTGATGACCTCCGCTTCGGCGGGCATCGACGACCTCACCCACACCGGGGACAAGACCACCACGACGGTGGCCATGGACTTCGGCCGTATCACCCTGGACCAGGACCTGATCCTGTACCTCTTCGGTACACCCGGCCAGGACCGCTTCTGGTTCATGTGGGACGACCTGGTACGCGGCGCGATCGGCGCCGTCGTCCTGGTCGACACCCGGCGTCTCGCCGACTGCTTCCCCGCGGTCGACTACTTCGAGAACAGCGGACTGCCGTTCGTCATCGCCCTCAACGGCTTCGACGGACACCAGCCCTACACTCCCGAAGAGGTGCGCGAGGCTCTGCAGATCGGACCCGACGCCCCGATCATCACGACGGACGCCCGCCATCGCTCGGACGCCAAGAGTGCTCTGATCACGCTCGTCGAGCACGCCTTGATGGCGCGCCTGCGGTAG
- a CDS encoding ATP-binding protein: MSPDLPPAPGSRRTEVTAHAEDGRGLLILDTVADRWGGCAIGEGKFGPGGKTIWFELSLPAAPTPVGSTVVGRCP; this comes from the coding sequence ATGAGCCCCGACCTGCCCCCGGCACCGGGCTCACGGCGGACGGAGGTCACGGCGCACGCGGAGGACGGCCGTGGGCTGCTCATCCTCGACACGGTGGCCGACAGGTGGGGCGGATGCGCCATAGGGGAGGGGAAGTTCGGCCCGGGCGGCAAGACGATCTGGTTCGAACTGAGCTTGCCTGCCGCGCCGACGCCGGTGGGCTCCACGGTCGTCGGCCGGTGCCCTTAG
- a CDS encoding roadblock/LC7 domain-containing protein, which translates to MSQAAQNLNWLITNFVDNTPGVSHTVVVSADGLLLAMSEGFPRDRADQLAAVASGLTSLTAGASRIFEGGSVNQTVVEMERGFLFIMSISDGSSLAVLAHPEADIGLVGYEMALLVDRAGTVLTPDLRAELQGSLLN; encoded by the coding sequence ATGAGCCAGGCGGCACAGAACCTGAACTGGTTGATCACCAACTTCGTGGACAACACCCCCGGGGTGTCCCACACCGTGGTGGTCTCCGCCGACGGACTCCTTCTGGCGATGTCCGAAGGGTTCCCGCGTGACCGTGCCGACCAGCTGGCGGCCGTCGCGTCGGGCCTGACCTCACTGACCGCGGGCGCGTCCCGCATCTTCGAGGGCGGGAGCGTGAATCAGACGGTTGTGGAGATGGAGCGGGGATTCCTGTTCATCATGTCCATCTCCGATGGTTCCTCACTCGCCGTTCTCGCACATCCGGAAGCGGACATCGGTCTCGTTGGGTACGAGATGGCCCTTCTGGTCGACCGTGCCGGTACGGTCCTCACGCCGGATCTGCGTGCCGAGCTTCAGGGGAGCCTTCTCAACTAG
- a CDS encoding sensor histidine kinase: protein MQGRFKRDGSASAEPEPQGGTGPRAVGSSPQHAQNPGPAQAGNNGDRSSRPGAPKGAQGKGGPNAANGAPGTPAPAPPKATAPSGPGSRIALRNWRISTRLVSLLALPVVAATSLGALRISDTMDEIQQLENMKLLTDMTKQATELAAALQTERDKSAGPLANGTKASDVAIKGLRDKTDRARAAFLEGTHELDDADNNENLDGVRDNVVAIATQLNTLNKVRNNAFQDEDNSSQSVEAYHRLIEQLLGLSQDMAEATSNPEMIQRTRALAAFSTAKEYASVQRAIIAAALPATNKTFGELSPNDRQYGLSAFENQKFELTSFANIYEGNADQLTKPLDEPSPTIKDADGYLSRVLQRNNGLQLQAKRSYLDWVDADSAKILEMSKIELTLLNQMEQKARELRNEAEQEAIISGALILLVLGVSLVGAFVVARSMIRSLRRLQDTATKVAQDRLPELVKQLSESDPQDVDTSVESVGVHSKDEIGQVAAAFDDVHREAVRLAAEQALLRGNVNAMFTNLSRRSQGLIQRQLSLISELESREADPDQLSSLFKLDHLATRMRRNGENLLVLAGEEPGRRWTRPVPLVDVLRAAASEVEQYERIELSSVPTTEVAGRVVNDLVHLLAELLENATSFSSPQTKVKVTGHALPDGRVLIEIHDTGIGLSPEDLAAINERLASPPTVDVSVSRRMGLFVVGRLSQRHGIRIQLRPSDSGGTTALVMLPVDVAQGGKKVPGNKQGQGAPAVGGPAAAQAAAGVAAARRGGAGNGPALGAGAQGGGNGGRLNPPPQRGQVGAGSAPRAALPRPEAGGRPGGPGAPGGNRNQQSPQQQPPYPPQGRPAPAGAGAQQSFNGFGNNSGGQQDLFGGNRQDTMGGNRGPGSGQQHQQRPAGNGDQGRRPQQQSPQLPPRGGPRAELPGGNPQPRVPSWSDDNAQPPVPRSSQDAPRGHEEPDVTSQMPRIDDRQAGPASTAEFQRPDYDAPRPGTNAPQDNGQFVRTDVFGSPNHSGAGHNPQAGGQYNRQDPAQYAPNGYDTGTNGNGQYAAPAQQDTGQFPAQGYSEGYGERQDGGTGQFERPVNGNRPSQQRPQPRRRPSLPPEPDNRTAPQRPEEVRGPNEGWELPPATSPGDGRTPLYDTLETNWFNQAQGGDGAQNEQTPQQPAQAPAAPQRPAPAGASASSWRTTPNDELGRQAERVRQPSAGGVTVSGLPRRVPRANLVAGTAQQQQQHQTGPQVSRAPDDVRGRLTNLRRGIQQGRQAGTGQTGSFPSPTHQQER, encoded by the coding sequence GTGCAGGGACGTTTCAAGAGGGATGGCAGCGCTTCGGCGGAGCCGGAGCCGCAAGGCGGGACTGGCCCCAGGGCAGTCGGCTCCTCGCCCCAGCACGCCCAGAACCCGGGACCGGCGCAGGCCGGCAACAACGGAGACCGCTCCTCGCGGCCCGGTGCGCCCAAGGGCGCGCAGGGCAAGGGCGGTCCGAACGCGGCGAACGGTGCTCCCGGCACCCCGGCTCCCGCGCCGCCCAAGGCGACGGCCCCCAGCGGCCCCGGCTCGCGAATAGCACTGCGCAACTGGCGCATCTCCACGCGTCTGGTCTCGCTGCTCGCGCTGCCCGTGGTCGCGGCCACCTCGCTGGGCGCGCTGCGCATCAGCGACACGATGGACGAGATCCAGCAGCTCGAAAACATGAAGCTGCTGACCGACATGACCAAGCAGGCGACCGAGCTCGCCGCGGCGCTCCAGACGGAGCGCGACAAGTCGGCCGGTCCGCTCGCCAACGGCACCAAGGCCAGCGACGTCGCCATCAAGGGCCTCCGCGACAAGACGGACCGTGCGCGTGCCGCCTTCCTGGAAGGCACCCACGAGCTCGACGACGCGGACAACAACGAGAACCTCGACGGTGTACGCGACAACGTGGTGGCCATCGCCACCCAGCTGAACACCCTCAACAAGGTCCGCAACAACGCCTTCCAGGACGAGGACAACTCGTCCCAGTCGGTCGAGGCGTACCACCGCCTCATCGAGCAGCTGCTCGGTCTCTCCCAGGACATGGCCGAGGCGACCAGCAACCCCGAGATGATCCAGCGCACGCGCGCCCTGGCGGCGTTCTCCACCGCCAAGGAGTACGCGTCCGTCCAGCGGGCGATCATCGCCGCGGCCCTGCCCGCCACGAACAAGACGTTCGGTGAACTCTCCCCGAACGACCGTCAGTACGGCCTCTCCGCCTTCGAGAACCAGAAGTTCGAACTCACGAGCTTCGCCAACATCTACGAGGGCAACGCGGACCAGCTCACCAAGCCGCTCGACGAGCCGAGCCCGACCATCAAGGACGCCGACGGTTACCTGTCGCGCGTCCTGCAGCGCAACAACGGCCTGCAGCTGCAGGCCAAGCGCTCGTACCTGGACTGGGTGGACGCCGACTCCGCCAAGATCCTGGAGATGTCGAAGATCGAGCTGACGCTCCTCAACCAGATGGAGCAGAAGGCCCGCGAGCTGCGCAACGAGGCCGAGCAGGAAGCGATCATCTCCGGTGCGCTGATCCTGCTGGTGCTCGGTGTGTCGCTGGTCGGCGCCTTCGTGGTGGCCCGCTCGATGATCCGCTCGCTGCGCCGGCTGCAGGACACCGCGACGAAGGTCGCCCAGGACCGGCTGCCCGAGCTGGTCAAGCAGCTCTCCGAGTCCGACCCGCAGGACGTCGACACGTCCGTCGAATCGGTCGGTGTGCACTCCAAGGACGAGATCGGCCAGGTGGCCGCGGCCTTCGACGACGTGCACCGCGAGGCTGTGCGACTCGCCGCCGAGCAGGCCCTCCTGCGAGGCAACGTCAACGCGATGTTCACCAACCTCTCGCGCCGTTCGCAGGGCCTCATCCAGCGTCAGCTCTCGCTCATCTCCGAACTGGAGTCCCGCGAGGCCGACCCGGACCAGCTGTCCTCGCTGTTCAAGCTCGACCACCTCGCGACCCGCATGCGCCGTAACGGTGAGAACCTCCTGGTCCTCGCCGGTGAAGAGCCCGGCCGTCGCTGGACCCGCCCGGTCCCGCTGGTCGACGTGCTCCGCGCCGCCGCGTCCGAGGTGGAGCAGTACGAGCGCATCGAACTCTCCTCGGTGCCCACCACCGAGGTCGCCGGCCGCGTGGTCAACGACCTCGTGCACCTGCTCGCCGAGCTGCTGGAGAACGCCACGTCGTTCTCCTCCCCGCAGACCAAGGTCAAGGTCACCGGTCACGCGCTGCCCGACGGCCGCGTACTGATCGAGATCCACGACACCGGCATCGGCCTCTCGCCCGAGGACCTCGCGGCGATCAACGAGCGGCTCGCCTCGCCGCCCACCGTGGACGTCTCGGTCTCGCGCCGCATGGGTCTGTTCGTGGTCGGCCGTCTGTCGCAGAGGCACGGCATCCGCATCCAGCTGCGCCCGTCCGACTCCGGTGGTACGACCGCGCTGGTCATGCTCCCGGTCGACGTGGCCCAGGGCGGCAAGAAGGTTCCGGGCAACAAGCAGGGCCAGGGCGCTCCCGCCGTCGGCGGTCCGGCGGCGGCGCAGGCCGCGGCCGGTGTCGCGGCGGCCCGCCGGGGCGGAGCCGGCAACGGTCCCGCGCTCGGCGCCGGTGCGCAGGGTGGCGGCAACGGCGGCCGGCTGAACCCGCCGCCGCAGCGTGGCCAGGTCGGAGCGGGTTCCGCGCCGCGGGCCGCACTGCCCAGGCCCGAGGCGGGCGGCCGTCCGGGTGGACCGGGTGCGCCGGGCGGCAACCGCAACCAGCAGTCCCCGCAGCAGCAGCCCCCGTACCCGCCGCAGGGCAGGCCGGCCCCCGCGGGCGCCGGTGCCCAGCAGAGCTTCAACGGCTTCGGGAACAACTCCGGCGGCCAGCAGGACCTGTTCGGCGGCAACCGCCAGGACACCATGGGCGGCAACCGCGGCCCCGGTTCCGGGCAGCAGCACCAGCAGCGTCCGGCCGGCAACGGCGACCAGGGCCGCCGCCCCCAGCAGCAGTCTCCGCAGCTGCCGCCCCGCGGCGGTCCGCGCGCCGAGCTGCCGGGCGGCAACCCGCAGCCGCGGGTGCCCAGCTGGAGCGACGACAACGCGCAGCCGCCGGTGCCGCGTTCCTCGCAGGACGCCCCGCGCGGCCACGAGGAGCCGGACGTCACCTCGCAGATGCCGCGGATCGACGACCGGCAGGCCGGACCCGCGTCCACCGCCGAGTTCCAGCGGCCCGACTACGACGCCCCGCGTCCCGGCACGAACGCGCCGCAGGACAACGGACAGTTCGTCCGCACGGACGTGTTCGGTTCGCCGAACCACTCCGGTGCGGGGCACAACCCGCAGGCGGGCGGCCAGTACAACCGCCAGGACCCGGCGCAGTACGCCCCGAACGGCTACGACACCGGGACCAACGGCAACGGTCAGTACGCGGCACCGGCCCAGCAGGACACCGGGCAGTTCCCGGCGCAGGGCTACAGCGAGGGCTACGGCGAGCGGCAGGACGGTGGCACCGGGCAGTTCGAACGGCCCGTCAACGGCAACCGCCCCTCGCAGCAGCGCCCGCAGCCGCGCCGCCGCCCCTCGCTCCCCCCGGAGCCGGACAACCGGACCGCTCCCCAGCGGCCCGAAGAGGTACGGGGACCGAACGAGGGCTGGGAGCTGCCGCCGGCGACGAGTCCCGGCGACGGACGTACACCGCTGTACGACACCCTGGAAACCAACTGGTTCAACCAGGCTCAGGGCGGCGACGGCGCCCAGAACGAGCAGACGCCGCAGCAGCCCGCCCAGGCTCCCGCGGCCCCGCAGCGTCCGGCACCCGCCGGCGCTTCCGCCTCCTCCTGGCGGACCACTCCCAATGACGAACTCGGCCGTCAGGCCGAGCGGGTACGCCAGCCCTCCGCGGGTGGCGTGACCGTCTCGGGTCTGCCGCGCCGGGTCCCCCGCGCGAACCTTGTCGCGGGAACGGCTCAGCAGCAGCAACAGCACCAAACCGGTCCGCAGGTCTCGCGTGCGCCCGATGACGTACGCGGACGGCTGACCAATCTTCGTAGGGGCATTCAGCAGGGGCGCCAGGCCGGTACCGGCCAGACCGGCAGCTTCCCCAGCCCCACTCACCAGCAGGAGCGTTAG
- a CDS encoding GTP-binding protein codes for MDFASSSGGPSRSTTSAKIVVAGGFGVGKTTFVGAVSEINPLRTEAVMTSASAGIDDLTHTGDKTTTTVAMDFGRITLDQDLILYLFGTPGQDRFWFMWDDLVRGAIGAIVLVDTRRLADCFPAVDYFENSGLPFVIALNGFDGSQPYNPDEVREALQIGPDTPIITTDARHRADAKSALITLVEHALMARLR; via the coding sequence GTGGACTTCGCAAGCTCTAGCGGAGGGCCTTCCCGCTCCACCACGTCCGCGAAGATCGTGGTGGCGGGCGGCTTCGGCGTGGGCAAGACCACGTTCGTCGGGGCCGTCTCGGAGATCAACCCGCTGCGTACCGAGGCCGTGATGACGTCCGCTTCGGCGGGCATCGACGACCTCACCCACACCGGGGACAAGACCACCACCACGGTGGCCATGGACTTCGGCCGTATCACCCTGGACCAGGACCTGATCCTGTACCTCTTCGGTACACCCGGCCAGGACCGCTTCTGGTTCATGTGGGACGACCTGGTACGCGGCGCGATCGGCGCGATCGTGCTCGTCGACACGCGCCGTCTCGCCGACTGCTTCCCCGCGGTCGACTACTTCGAGAACAGCGGACTGCCGTTCGTCATCGCCCTCAACGGCTTCGACGGCAGCCAGCCGTACAACCCGGACGAGGTCCGGGAAGCGCTCCAGATCGGCCCCGACACCCCGATCATCACGACGGACGCCCGCCACAGGGCGGACGCGAAGTCGGCGCTGATCACGTTGGTGGAGCATGCCTTGATGGCACGCCTGCGGTAG
- a CDS encoding roadblock/LC7 domain-containing protein codes for MSQAAQNLNWLITNFVDNTPGVSHTVVVSADGLLLAMSEGFPRDRADQLAAVASGLTSLTAGASRIFEGGTVAQTVVEMERGFLFLMSISDGSSLAVLSHPDCDIGLVGYEMALLVDRAGAVLTPDLRAELQGSLLH; via the coding sequence ATGAGCCAGGCGGCACAGAACCTCAACTGGTTGATCACCAACTTCGTTGACAACACCCCCGGGGTGTCCCACACCGTCGTCGTTTCCGCCGACGGACTCCTTCTGGCAATGTCCGAGGGCTTCCCGCGCGACCGCGCCGACCAGCTCGCGGCCGTTGCCTCCGGACTCACGTCCCTGACCGCCGGTGCCTCCCGCATCTTCGAGGGCGGCACGGTGGCCCAGACGGTCGTCGAGATGGAACGGGGTTTCCTTTTCCTGATGTCCATCTCGGACGGGTCGTCCCTCGCGGTCCTGTCCCACCCGGACTGCGACATCGGCCTCGTCGGATACGAGATGGCTCTGCTTGTGGACCGTGCGGGCGCAGTGCTCACACCGGATCTGCGGGCGGAGCTCCAGGGCAGCCTGCTCCACTAG
- a CDS encoding DUF5753 domain-containing protein yields MSEAAVRMRLGGRSVARAQLEYLLEAADRPNVTLQVIPFAAGGFPLLGDSSVMYAEASNSHLDTVQMDSPTGAVFIDSPAQLANFRTRLDLVEQVALTPSKSRDFIRTVAKEL; encoded by the coding sequence ATGTCCGAGGCCGCGGTCAGAATGCGGCTCGGAGGACGCAGCGTCGCCCGGGCTCAGCTGGAGTACCTTCTCGAAGCTGCCGACCGTCCGAACGTAACGCTGCAAGTGATCCCGTTCGCAGCCGGTGGCTTCCCCCTGCTCGGCGACTCCTCCGTCATGTACGCGGAGGCTTCGAACAGCCATCTGGACACCGTGCAGATGGACTCGCCGACAGGAGCCGTCTTCATCGACTCCCCCGCGCAGCTCGCCAACTTCCGAACGCGACTGGACTTGGTCGAACAGGTGGCGTTGACTCCCTCCAAGTCGAGGGATTTCATCCGCACCGTCGCCAAAGAGCTGTGA